In the Bacillota bacterium genome, one interval contains:
- a CDS encoding cobalamin-dependent protein (Presence of a B(12) (cobalamin)-binding domain implies dependence on cobalamin itself, in one of its several forms, or in some unusual lineages, dependence on a cobalamin-like analog.) produces MTDKPACLDRITAIVIEGLIEDADAAVKEALKEGAEPLEIVEKGLVPGIEEAGSRFARGDYFLPELVASAEAMQTAMAVIDPLLRAKHEARKTLGHVLLGTVEGDIHTIGKNIVGALLQAAGFTVTDLGANVPVDAFVAKSKELKPDFVGMSALLTTTMPKQQQTIEALAAAGARGGLKVIVGGAPVTGDWAKKIGADAYAEDAVAAVNVAKKLLGS; encoded by the coding sequence ATGACCGACAAGCCAGCTTGCCTCGACCGGATCACCGCCATCGTCATCGAGGGCCTGATCGAGGACGCCGATGCCGCCGTCAAGGAAGCCCTGAAGGAAGGGGCCGAGCCCCTGGAGATCGTGGAGAAGGGACTCGTCCCGGGAATCGAGGAGGCGGGGAGCCGCTTCGCCCGCGGTGACTACTTCCTGCCGGAGCTGGTCGCCTCGGCTGAGGCCATGCAGACGGCGATGGCCGTCATCGACCCGCTGTTGAGGGCAAAGCACGAGGCCCGAAAGACCCTGGGTCATGTCCTCCTCGGAACGGTCGAGGGCGACATCCACACCATCGGCAAGAACATCGTCGGCGCTCTCTTGCAGGCGGCCGGCTTCACCGTCACCGACCTGGGGGCCAATGTCCCGGTGGACGCTTTCGTCGCCAAGAGCAAGGAGCTCAAGCCGGACTTCGTCGGCATGTCGGCCCTCCTCACCACGACCATGCCCAAGCAACAGCAGACCATCGAGGCCCTGGCCGCGGCCGGCGCCCGCGGCGGGCTGAAGGTGATCGTCGGCGGGGCCCCGGTGACCGGCGATTGGGCCAAGAAGATCGGCGCCGACGCCTACGCCGAGGACGCCGTAGCCGCCGTCAACGTGGCCAAGAAGTTGCTCGGCAGCTGA
- a CDS encoding methyltetrahydrofolate cobalamin methyltransferase — protein sequence MVIVGELINTSRKAVGEAVKSRDAAAIQDLARRQAAAGADYIDVNAGTLVGEEKEALSWLVRTVQSAVDKPCCIDSADAGAVAASLEVHRGKAIINSVTMEKNRFAAMSLLPAKYGARIIGLCMDDKGIPVDAGYRFEVANQLVEELTSTGVARDDIFLDPLVQPISTGTDNGLVVLDTIRAIRDQLPGVHVICGLSNVSYGLPNRKLLNTAFLVLAMAAGLDGAILNPLDAEQMAYLTATRSLLGQDRFCRAYLTAHRQGRLGGDAAKGSK from the coding sequence GTGGTCATCGTCGGGGAACTCATCAACACCAGCCGCAAGGCCGTCGGGGAGGCCGTCAAGAGCCGCGACGCGGCGGCTATCCAGGACCTGGCCCGCCGGCAGGCGGCGGCTGGGGCCGACTACATCGACGTCAACGCCGGGACCCTCGTCGGCGAGGAGAAGGAAGCCCTGTCCTGGCTGGTCCGGACGGTCCAATCGGCGGTCGACAAGCCATGTTGCATCGATAGCGCCGACGCCGGGGCGGTCGCCGCCTCCCTCGAAGTCCATCGGGGCAAGGCCATCATCAACTCGGTGACCATGGAGAAGAACCGGTTCGCCGCGATGAGCCTCCTCCCGGCGAAGTATGGGGCGAGGATCATCGGTCTGTGCATGGATGACAAGGGCATCCCCGTCGACGCCGGGTATCGCTTCGAAGTCGCCAATCAACTGGTGGAAGAGCTGACTTCGACCGGGGTGGCCAGGGACGACATCTTCCTCGATCCGCTGGTCCAGCCGATCAGTACGGGCACCGACAACGGTCTGGTCGTCCTGGACACCATTCGGGCCATCCGGGACCAACTCCCCGGGGTCCACGTGATCTGCGGGTTGTCCAACGTGTCTTACGGGTTGCCTAACCGCAAGCTCTTGAACACGGCCTTCCTCGTCCTGGCCATGGCCGCCGGGCTCGATGGGGCCATCCTGAACCCTCTCGACGCTGAACAGATGGCCTACTTGACCGCCACCCGGTCACTGCTCGGGCAGGACCGGTTCTGTCGCGCCTACCTGACCGCCCATCGGCAGGGAAGGCTCGGCGGAGACGCGGCCAAGGGCTCAAAATAG
- a CDS encoding trimethylamine methyltransferase family protein: MARQRILPIEPKLQVKLFTREELEAFHQAALEVMEEVGVSMPSHKALDILAGAGATVNREKMHVKLPRGLVEKALETAPKRYVLGARDPDNNLDLDGKHCYLSTDGCGIETYDLWTGTRRLSTKKDIEDSARLADSLPAIAFYWGPMVSAQDVPAKTRPLHELQAAFAGTAKHVQPETIIDEEVARYSVEMAAVVAGGYEELRKRPVLSVMQCAMDPLGQDGGSLEASLVAAEHGLPTGFMPMPMSCATAPATLAGNLVVTTVDALAPLVLMQTAHPGSPFFFAAAPTAIDLRLGSYTGGGPEDYLLAAGFQEICAHYGIPLSMGTMATGAKMPDWQAAVDNVFSTVASVFTTVAMMTGAGMLNGSKIMSFQEIIMDAEIYEIARRFSQGIPVDRETLAVDVIKEVGIGGNYLSHKHTRAHMREIWRPTIVDRSPLQVWETSGRAGAFEKATEIAQKTIREYETQPLAPEAQRELEEIIRKADAGLSD; encoded by the coding sequence ATGGCCCGCCAGAGGATCCTGCCCATTGAGCCAAAGCTACAGGTCAAACTGTTCACCAGGGAAGAACTCGAGGCTTTCCACCAGGCCGCGCTCGAGGTCATGGAAGAGGTCGGCGTCTCGATGCCATCCCACAAGGCCCTGGACATCCTGGCCGGCGCGGGGGCCACCGTGAACCGCGAGAAGATGCACGTCAAGCTGCCCCGCGGCCTGGTCGAGAAAGCCCTTGAGACGGCCCCGAAACGGTACGTCCTGGGCGCCCGCGACCCGGATAACAACCTCGACCTCGACGGCAAGCACTGTTACCTGTCGACCGACGGCTGCGGCATCGAGACCTATGATCTGTGGACCGGCACCCGCCGGCTATCGACCAAGAAAGACATCGAAGACTCGGCGCGATTGGCTGACTCCCTGCCGGCCATCGCCTTCTACTGGGGACCGATGGTCAGCGCTCAGGACGTCCCGGCCAAGACCCGTCCCCTTCACGAGCTGCAGGCGGCCTTCGCCGGCACGGCCAAGCACGTCCAGCCGGAGACGATCATCGACGAGGAGGTCGCCAGGTATTCCGTGGAGATGGCGGCCGTCGTCGCCGGCGGCTACGAGGAGCTCCGCAAGCGCCCCGTCCTGTCGGTCATGCAGTGCGCCATGGACCCGCTCGGCCAAGACGGCGGCAGCCTGGAAGCCTCACTGGTGGCCGCCGAGCACGGACTGCCGACCGGCTTCATGCCGATGCCGATGTCCTGTGCCACCGCCCCGGCGACCCTGGCCGGCAACCTGGTGGTGACGACGGTTGACGCCTTGGCCCCGCTGGTCTTGATGCAGACGGCCCATCCCGGCTCGCCCTTCTTCTTCGCCGCCGCGCCCACCGCCATCGACCTCCGCCTTGGGAGCTACACCGGCGGCGGGCCGGAGGACTACCTCCTGGCCGCCGGCTTCCAGGAGATCTGCGCCCACTACGGCATCCCGCTGTCGATGGGGACCATGGCCACCGGAGCCAAGATGCCCGATTGGCAGGCCGCCGTCGACAACGTCTTCTCCACCGTCGCCTCGGTCTTCACCACCGTGGCCATGATGACCGGCGCGGGCATGCTCAATGGCTCGAAGATCATGTCCTTCCAAGAGATCATCATGGACGCCGAGATCTACGAGATCGCCCGGCGTTTCTCCCAAGGCATCCCGGTCGACCGCGAGACCCTCGCCGTCGACGTCATCAAGGAAGTCGGCATCGGCGGCAACTACCTCTCCCACAAGCACACCCGGGCCCACATGCGGGAGATCTGGCGGCCGACCATCGTCGACCGTAGCCCGCTCCAAGTGTGGGAGACTTCCGGTCGGGCCGGGGCCTTTGAGAAGGCCACCGAGATCGCCCAGAAGACGATCCGTGAATACGAGACCCAGCCGCTCGCCCCCGAGGCCCAGCGGGAACTGGAGGAAATCATCCGCAAGGCCGACGCCGGCCTGAGCGACTAG